The region GATGCCGTTGGACTTCGTCGCCGACGTGACGTGCTTGCGCCGGGTCTCGGCCAGCTCGAATGCGTAGTCCGCGATGCGGGTGACGCCGGCGCGGGTGAAGACCGCCTCCTGGACGGCGAGCTCGCCCGGCAGGCCGCGGTTCATCCGGCCGCCGATTTCGGAGTACTCGCCCTCCGAGTTCTCCCGGACGACGACGAAGTCCACCTCGCCGGGCCTCGCCCCGGACAGCGGCGACGGCACGCCGTCGAGGACGGCGATCGGGCGCAGGTTGACGTACTGGGCGAACGCTCGGCGGATCGGGATCAGCAGGCCCCACAGCGACACGTGGTCCGGGACGCCCGGCCAGCCGACGGCGCCGAGCAGGATCGCGTCGTGCCCGGCGATCTGCTCGAGGCCGTCCGCGGGCATCATCGCGCCCTCGTGGGCGTAGCGCTCGCAGGACCAGTCGAAGGAGTCGTAGCGGAACTCGATCCCGTGGCGTCTCCCGACGGCGTCGAGCACCGCGGTGGCCGGCGGCAGGACCTCCTGGCCGATGCCGTCTCCGGGGATCAGGGCGATGCGGTGGACCGTGGTCATGGCCTCAGGGTCGCAGCTGCGTCGGCGGCGCTGCCGCGCGGGAGCACGGCCACCCCCACGACGATGACCACCGCGGCGAGCGGGACGACGACCAGGCCGAGGCGCAGGGACGTGGCGTCCGCGACGAGGCCGACGATCGGCGGCGAGAGCAGGAAGCCGAGGCGCAGCAGCCAGCTGACGATCGTCAGACCTGTGCCGCGGGGGAGGCCCGGCAGCTCGTCCGCGGCATGCATGGCGGCCGGGATCAGTGTCGCGACGCCCAGCCCGGAGAGCCCGAAGCCGACGATGGTGCCGGGAACGGTCGGGAAAGCCAGCGCCAGGCCCATGCCCACCAGCACGATGATCCCGCCGGACCGCGCGACGGCGCGCTGGCCGAACCGGTCCACGAGCCGGTCCCCGAGCAGCCGCCCGACGAACTCCAGCCCCTGCAGCGCCACGAACCCGAGCCCGGCGACGGCCGCGGCGGCGCCCAGCCCGTTCAGGTAGATCGCGCCCCAGGAGGCGCCCGCGTCCTCCACCAGCGCCCCGCACGAGGCGATGACGCCGAGCGCCCCGAGGACGAGCAGCGTGCGACGGGCGTCCCGGGAGCGAAGCGCGAGAACCGGCCGCACCGCCTCGTCCGCGGGCTCGCGCTCGGCGTCCTCCGGCCCGGGCAGCAGGAACCGGAACGCCACGAGCGCGACGATCCCGAAGAGCACCGCGGACCCCCCGAGATGCCACGGCAGCGGCAGCCCGAGTCCGGCCGCGGCCGAACCCATCGCGCCGCCGAGCACCGCCCCGATCGACCAGACGGCGTGGAACGAGTTCAGGATCGAGCGGCCGTAGCGCCGCTGCACCCGCAGGGCGTGCGCGTTCTGTCCCACGTCGACGACCGCGTCCGCCGCCCCGGCCACGAACATGGCCGACGCCAGCAGGATCCAGCTCGGCGCGAGCCCCGCGAGGAAGATCCCGAGCGCGACGACGACCATCCCGAAGGACGCCACCCGGGCCGAGCCGTACCGCCGGACCAGCGTCGAGGCCGTGAGCCCGGCGAGCAGCGCGCCGAGCGGGAACGCCGCGACCGCCGTGCCGAGCTCGGCGTTGGAGAGCCGGAGCGCATCTTTGATCTGCGGGTACCGGGGGAGCAGGTTGGCGAAGACGGCCCCGTTGGTGCCGAACACCAGGGCGACGGCGACGCGGGCGCGCCGGTCGACCGCGCGGTCCGAGTGGGCTGCCGCCACCGGGTTCTGCGACGTCACTGATGCCACCCTGCCACACGTGCGCCGGTCGGACACGCCGTCACCGCGGACCGGCGGTTCGCCGTCATCGTGATCCGCTGGTGGACGGCGAACCGGGCACGCACATCGGTACGGGTGTCGTCACGCGGGTCAGCCCGGCAGTTCCGGGGAGCCGTGGCGGGCACCGGAGGGCAGGATGGGGCGGTGACTCCGAACCCCGCAGCCGTGGTCCGCGTCGAACGCGACGGCGGCGTCGCCACCGTGACCCTCGACCGTCCGGACGCCCTCAACGCGATCACCCGCGACATGCTCCTGCAGCTCGGCGCCGCCCTCGAGGAGCTCGCCGCGGACGAGTCGGTACAGGTCGTGGTGCTGACGGGCGAGGGGCGGGCGTTCAGCGCGGGCGTCGACCTGAAGGCGCTCGGGGACCGGAACCTGACCGACGGCGCCGTCGGCGACCACCTGGACGTCCCCGGCCGGGCCGTGATCACCGCACTGACCACGATGCCGAAGGTCGTCATCGCGAAGGTCAACGGCTTCTGCTTCACCGGCGCGCTGGAGCTCGCGCTCGCCTGCGACCTGATCGTGGTCGCGGACGAGGCGAAGCTCGGGGACACCCACGCGAAGTTCGGCCTGCGCCCGAGCTGGGGGATGAGCCAGCGGCTGATCCGCCTGGCCGGGGTGGCCCGGGCGCGGCTGCTGTCGTACACGGCCGCGACGTTCACCGGGGCGCAGGCCGCCGAGTGGGGTATCGCGGCGCAGGCCGTCCCGCGGGCCGAGCTCGACGAGACGGTCCGCGCCCTCGCGGACACGATCTGCTCGCACAGCGCCGGGGCGCTCGCGGCCTACAAGGACCTCTACCGCGAGGCCCTCGACGGCGGGCTCGCCGACGGCCTCGCGTACGAGAAGGCCACCCGGTACCCGATCGAGGACACGGAGAAGCGGGTCGCGGGCTTCAGGTGAGCCCCTCTCGGCGACGCCCACGCGCGCCGGCCGGCCGGACGCGCGCGATCGAGCGCGCGCCGCACCGGACGGCGCGCGTCGGCGCCGGAACGACGACGGCCCCCGAGCCGGAAGCTGGGGGCCGGGTCTTCAGAACCGTGACTAGTCCAGGTAGTCGCGGAGCACCTGGGACCGCGACGGGTGGCGCAGCTTCGACATCGTCTTGGACTCGATCTGCCGGATCCGCTCGCGGGTGACCCCGTAGACCTGGCCGATCTCGTCCAGCGTGCGCGGCTGACCGTCGGTGAGGCCGAAGCGCAGCCGGACGACGCCCGCCTCGCGCTCGGACAGGGTGGCCAGCACGGACTGCAGCTGGTCCTGCAGCAGCGTGAAGGACACCGCGTCGACGGCCACCACGGCCTCGCTGTCCTCGATGAAGTCACCGAGCTGCGAGTCGCCCTCGTCGCCGATCGTCTGGTCCAGCGAGATGGGCTCCCGGGCGTACTGCTGGATCTCCAGCACCTTCTCCGGGGTGATGTCCATCTCCTTGGCGAGCTCCTCGGGCGTCGGCTCGCGGCCGAGGTCCTGGAGCAGCTCACGCTGGATGCGACCGAGCTTGTTGATGACCTCGACCATGTGCACCGGGATGCGGATGGTGCGGGCCTGGTCGGCCATCGCGCGGGTGATGGCCTGGCGGATCCACCACGTCGCGTAGGTCGAGAACTTGTAGCCCTTGGTGTAGTCGAACTTCTCGACCGCACGGATCAGGCCGAGGTTGCCCTCCTGGATCAGGTCCAGGAACGCCATGCCGCGGCCGGTGTAGCGCTTGGCCAGCGACACCACGAGGCGGAGGTTGGCCTCCAGCAGGTGGTTCTTGGCTCGCTCGCCGTCGCGGACGATCCAGCGCAGGTCCCGGCGCAGCTGCGGGGAGACCTTCTCCGAGGCCTCCAGCGCGCGGCGGATGCGCTCGGCGGCGTAGAGGCCGGCCTCGATCCGCTTGGCGAGCTCGACCTCCTCCTCCGCGTTGAGCAGCGCGACCTTGCCGATCTGCTTCAGGTATGCGCGGACGGAGTCCGCGGACGCGGTGAGCTCGGCGTCCTTGCGCGCCTGGCGCAGGGCCTCCGACTCCTCCTCGTCCCAGACGAACTCGTTCGACTTCTGCTGCGACGAGCGCGTGGTCGGGGCCCGACGGTTGGCGCCGGTGTTGGTCTCCGGCTCGTCGTCGTCGTCCTCGTCGTCGTCCTCGTCGGCCACGTCCGCGGCGCCCGGGGTCTCCGGGGTGTCGTCCTCGATGTCGAGTTCGACGTCGACCTCTTCGAGCTCGCCGTCCTCCGGTGAGAGATCGCCCTCGTCGAGATCGACGGCGTCGTCGCCCTCGCCGGCCTTCTTCCTGGTCGCCGGGCCCTTGGGCCCGGCCTTCGCACCGGCCTTGGCTCCCGCGCGAGGCCGGGTCGTGGTGCCCGCCTTCTTCGTGGCCGTGCCCGCGGTGCGGGTACGGCGTGCGGGTGCGGGACTCGCCTCAGCTGGATCGCTGACGGTCGAGTCGTTGCGGGTTGCGGAGTCTGCGGCTGCCACCTAGGCCCTCTCGCTGCGTACGCTTGCGGTTCGCCGGAGTGCGGGGAACCCCGGCTCGGTCCGGCTGGCTTCGAGAATTGTCTCCTGACCCCGCCGCGCCGTTCGCCGTCGTGACAACGCGTCGACGTGCGTCCCGGGG is a window of Pseudonocardia sp. T1-2H DNA encoding:
- a CDS encoding MFS transporter, which translates into the protein MTSQNPVAAAHSDRAVDRRARVAVALVFGTNGAVFANLLPRYPQIKDALRLSNAELGTAVAAFPLGALLAGLTASTLVRRYGSARVASFGMVVVALGIFLAGLAPSWILLASAMFVAGAADAVVDVGQNAHALRVQRRYGRSILNSFHAVWSIGAVLGGAMGSAAAGLGLPLPWHLGGSAVLFGIVALVAFRFLLPGPEDAEREPADEAVRPVLALRSRDARRTLLVLGALGVIASCGALVEDAGASWGAIYLNGLGAAAAVAGLGFVALQGLEFVGRLLGDRLVDRFGQRAVARSGGIIVLVGMGLALAFPTVPGTIVGFGLSGLGVATLIPAAMHAADELPGLPRGTGLTIVSWLLRLGFLLSPPIVGLVADATSLRLGLVVVPLAAVVIVVGVAVLPRGSAADAAATLRP
- a CDS encoding tartrate dehydrogenase, which codes for MTTVHRIALIPGDGIGQEVLPPATAVLDAVGRRHGIEFRYDSFDWSCERYAHEGAMMPADGLEQIAGHDAILLGAVGWPGVPDHVSLWGLLIPIRRAFAQYVNLRPIAVLDGVPSPLSGARPGEVDFVVVRENSEGEYSEIGGRMNRGLPGELAVQEAVFTRAGVTRIADYAFELAETRRKHVTSATKSNGIVHTMPFWDEVVAERAARHPGIELVSEHIDALAAKLVLHPSRFDVIVASNLFGDILSDLAAAVAGSIGIAPSGNLNPERDHPSMFEPVHGSAPDIAGKDLANPLGAIWSASMMLDHLGHADAAAEVLAAVRGALAEGGVRTRDMGGTAGTAEFTRALLDRVGKN
- a CDS encoding enoyl-CoA hydratase/isomerase family protein; this encodes MTPNPAAVVRVERDGGVATVTLDRPDALNAITRDMLLQLGAALEELAADESVQVVVLTGEGRAFSAGVDLKALGDRNLTDGAVGDHLDVPGRAVITALTTMPKVVIAKVNGFCFTGALELALACDLIVVADEAKLGDTHAKFGLRPSWGMSQRLIRLAGVARARLLSYTAATFTGAQAAEWGIAAQAVPRAELDETVRALADTICSHSAGALAAYKDLYREALDGGLADGLAYEKATRYPIEDTEKRVAGFR
- a CDS encoding RNA polymerase sigma factor; amino-acid sequence: MAAADSATRNDSTVSDPAEASPAPARRTRTAGTATKKAGTTTRPRAGAKAGAKAGPKGPATRKKAGEGDDAVDLDEGDLSPEDGELEEVDVELDIEDDTPETPGAADVADEDDDEDDDDEPETNTGANRRAPTTRSSQQKSNEFVWDEEESEALRQARKDAELTASADSVRAYLKQIGKVALLNAEEEVELAKRIEAGLYAAERIRRALEASEKVSPQLRRDLRWIVRDGERAKNHLLEANLRLVVSLAKRYTGRGMAFLDLIQEGNLGLIRAVEKFDYTKGYKFSTYATWWIRQAITRAMADQARTIRIPVHMVEVINKLGRIQRELLQDLGREPTPEELAKEMDITPEKVLEIQQYAREPISLDQTIGDEGDSQLGDFIEDSEAVVAVDAVSFTLLQDQLQSVLATLSEREAGVVRLRFGLTDGQPRTLDEIGQVYGVTRERIRQIESKTMSKLRHPSRSQVLRDYLD